One window from the genome of Syntrophales bacterium encodes:
- a CDS encoding pyridoxamine 5'-phosphate oxidase family protein yields the protein MQLEAYFEETRGFGVLSTSGPGGKVNAAVYGRPHFIDEETVAFIAADRLTHANLQSNSSAVYLFKEEGSYRGKRLYLTKIGEEKDSPRIEAMRRRKHRDGEGGDKTESKFLIYFKVEQVLPLIGEGP from the coding sequence ATGCAACTCGAAGCATACTTTGAAGAAACCAGAGGATTCGGTGTCCTTTCCACCTCCGGTCCGGGAGGAAAGGTCAATGCGGCCGTTTACGGACGTCCCCATTTCATTGATGAAGAAACGGTGGCGTTCATCGCGGCCGACCGTCTGACCCATGCAAATTTGCAGTCCAATTCTTCCGCCGTTTATCTTTTCAAGGAAGAGGGCTCCTATCGGGGCAAACGGCTTTATCTCACGAAAATCGGGGAAGAAAAAGACTCGCCGAGGATCGAGGCAATGCGGCGGAGGAAACATCGGGATGGGGAAGGCGGAGACAAAACAGAATCCAAATTTCTCATCTATTTCAAAGTGGAGCAGGTTCTGCCGCTGATCGGTGAGGGTCCGTGA